A genomic segment from Triticum dicoccoides isolate Atlit2015 ecotype Zavitan chromosome 1A, WEW_v2.0, whole genome shotgun sequence encodes:
- the LOC119286648 gene encoding non-specific lipid-transfer protein 2P-like: MMQKAMGKARVATCVVAAALVVAAVVAAVMSTSGRAKSGSGRASTAHCNDGQLMVCAAAIISGAAPSASCCSSLRAQQGCFCQYARNPAYGGYIGSPTAHRAIVAYHVAVPSC; the protein is encoded by the coding sequence ATGATGCAGAAGGCCATGGGGAAGGCACGTGTGGCGACGTGCGTGGTGGCGGCCGCGCTGGTCGTCGccgcggtggtggcggcggtgatGTCGACCTCGGGCAGAGCCAAGTCGGGGTCGGGCAGGGCGTCGACGGCGCATTGCAACGATGGGCAGCTGATGGTGTGCGCGGCGGCGATCATCAGCGGGGCGGCGCCGTCGGCGTCGTGCTGCTCGAGCCTGCGGGCGCAGCAGGGATGCTTCTGCCAGTACGCGCGCAACCCTGCGTACGGTGGGTATATTGGCAGTCCCACCGCCCACAGGGCCATCGTCGCATACCACGTCGCCGTTCCGAGCTGCTAG